One genomic region from Esox lucius isolate fEsoLuc1 chromosome 24, fEsoLuc1.pri, whole genome shotgun sequence encodes:
- the LOC105009723 gene encoding uncharacterized protein LOC105009723 isoform X2, translating to MPAGPFSYCFSQGILLLSILHYVVGESLLIHKTVGDSVELPGPSPTDGKVTSVVWKYGGKDIAEYNSDVKYFPGNPLEGRLEMNSKNLSLTVKDLKLQDSGTFSVTGEWAKGQIPTKTITLKVHAEGVINLIFNASNQVSEKSASTTVSCVNETIPTGMLWHIKYIGIPVGGAVVVILIVAVVIYNRMSNKTDDQIENTIYTDVGDIARVKDTRSNSDVITMSIYETVDDYPKTKSSENET from the exons ATGCCTGCTGGTCCCTTCTCCTACTGCTTCAGTCAGGGAATACTACTACTGTCTATACTCCACTATG ttGTGGGTGAGTCTCTGTTGATCCACAAGACAGTGGGGGACTCTGTGGAGCTGCCTGGTCCTTCACCCACAGACGGTAAAGTCACATCAGTGGTGTGGAAGTATGGAGGAAAGGATATTGCAGAATACAATTCAGATGTTAAATATTTCCCTGGAAACCCGTTGGAGGGGAGACTAGAAATGAACTCCAAAAACTTGAGTTTAACAGTGAAAGATCTCAAACTGCAAGACTCAGGGACCTTTTCTGTGACTGGTGAATGGGCCAAAGGTCAGATTCCCACTAAGACCATCACTCTGAAGGTCCACG CAGAGGGAGTCATCAATTTAATATTCAACGCCTCCAACCAAGTCAGTGAGAAATCTGCCTCTACAACAGTGAGCTGTGTTAATGAAACAATCCCAACAG GGATGTTGTGGCACATCAAGTACATTGGAATTCCAGTAGGTGGCGCTGTGGTAGTGATACTCATTGTAGCTGTGGTCATTTACAACCGCATGAGTAATAAAACAG ATGATCAAATAGAGAATACCATCTATACAGATGTGGGTGACATTGCAAGGGTCAAAGAT ACCAGATCAAACAGTGATGTAATCACAATGTCTATATATGAGACAGTCGATGACTATCCCAAGACTAAATCCAGTGAGAATGAGACATGA
- the LOC105009723 gene encoding SLAM family member 5-like isoform X1, giving the protein MPAGPFSYCFSQGILLLSILHYVVGESLLIHKTVGDSVELPGPSPTDGKVTSVVWKYGGKDIAEYNSDVKYFPGNPLEGRLEMNSKNLSLTVKDLKLQDSGTFSVTGEWAKGQIPTKTITLKVHEPVSNVVIINKVQLLANHSCSVQMTCNASGNSKLNYTWKRGNETFRGNQQMQFILSPAEGVINLIFNASNQVSEKSASTTVSCVNETIPTGMLWHIKYIGIPVGGAVVVILIVAVVIYNRMSNKTDDQIENTIYTDVGDIARVKDTRSNSDVITMSIYETVDDYPKTKSSENET; this is encoded by the exons ATGCCTGCTGGTCCCTTCTCCTACTGCTTCAGTCAGGGAATACTACTACTGTCTATACTCCACTATG ttGTGGGTGAGTCTCTGTTGATCCACAAGACAGTGGGGGACTCTGTGGAGCTGCCTGGTCCTTCACCCACAGACGGTAAAGTCACATCAGTGGTGTGGAAGTATGGAGGAAAGGATATTGCAGAATACAATTCAGATGTTAAATATTTCCCTGGAAACCCGTTGGAGGGGAGACTAGAAATGAACTCCAAAAACTTGAGTTTAACAGTGAAAGATCTCAAACTGCAAGACTCAGGGACCTTTTCTGTGACTGGTGAATGGGCCAAAGGTCAGATTCCCACTAAGACCATCACTCTGAAGGTCCACG AGCCTGTCTCCAACGTGGTGATTATTAATAAGGTCCAGCTATTGGCCAACCACTCCTGTTCAGTTCAGATGACATGCAATGCATCTGGCAACTCCAAACTCAACTATACCTggaagagagggaatgagacaTTTAGGGGCAACCAGCAGATGCAGTTCATTCTCTCACCAGCAGAGGGAGTCATCAATTTAATATTCAACGCCTCCAACCAAGTCAGTGAGAAATCTGCCTCTACAACAGTGAGCTGTGTTAATGAAACAATCCCAACAG GGATGTTGTGGCACATCAAGTACATTGGAATTCCAGTAGGTGGCGCTGTGGTAGTGATACTCATTGTAGCTGTGGTCATTTACAACCGCATGAGTAATAAAACAG ATGATCAAATAGAGAATACCATCTATACAGATGTGGGTGACATTGCAAGGGTCAAAGAT ACCAGATCAAACAGTGATGTAATCACAATGTCTATATATGAGACAGTCGATGACTATCCCAAGACTAAATCCAGTGAGAATGAGACATGA